In Acidimicrobiales bacterium, the sequence TCGAGATCGTCGGCGGGTCGGTGCAGGTGCGAGGGACGCCCTCGCGCTCGGTGAGCCTCGGTGAGATCGCCGTGGCCCTCATCCCGGCCGGCGCCCGGCGGCTCGAGATGGAGCCGGAAACTCGGCGCCCAGGCTGGTTCGAGGTCACCCACATGGCCTACCCCTACGGGTTGCACCTCGCGGTGGTGCGCATCGATCTGAGACCGCATCGAGCGCTCTCGCTACCTCGTGGCCTACGACGTGGGTCTCGGCGATCAACCCCATGATGATCGAGGGGCAGATCGCTGGCGGTGCTGCTCAGGGCATCGGCGGGGCGCTGCTGCAGGCTTCAGCTACGACGAGCTCGGTCAGCCCCAGTCGGCGTCGTTCATGGAGTACCTGATGCCGACCATCCACGAGATGCCCGATGTCGAGATGCTGCTGTCCGAGGATGCGCCTGCCCTCGCCTCTCAACCCGCTGGGCGTGAAGGGAGCAGGCGCGCAAGGAAACCACCGCCGTCGGCGCGGCGCTTGCCGCCGGCGCCGTCGACGACGCCTCGGTCCGGTGTCGTCACCGAGCTCCCGATCACGCCCCAGATGGTCCGTGCCGCGGTGCGTCCATGGCCTCGACCGCGACCCCCCACCCGCACATCCGCCTGACAAGGAGAACACCATGGAAATCGTCGTTCAACCAGCCACCCTGGAACATGCACACCCCGGGTGGCTGGGCCATCCGGGTGCGAGGATCTACTACACCCAGACGCTGCAGATGAACCGCGTCGTATCGCAGCGCATCGAGACCTCGCTGCACACCGGGACCCACCTCGACGGTCCGATGCACATGGCCGACGGAGGCCCCGACATGGCGTCGTTGCCGATCGACAAGCTGATCCACGAGGGCGTCGTCGTCGACGTGTCCGGCGACGTCGGCCATCGGGACACGATCACCCCCGAGCACATCACGTCCAAGGTCGAGGTGAAGAAGGGTGACATCCTCATCGTCCCACCTGGCAGACGGGCAGCAGCACGACCCAGGGCCAGCCCCAACAGGACCTGGTCCGCTACTTCTGCATGCACCCCGGCGGCGGTGTGGAGCTCGCGGAAGTGGATGCTCGACATGGAGATCGCGGTGGTGGGGTGTCGACGTGGGCTCGGTGAACTCACCGATGAACACCACGATCCGGCACATGCGCCCCGACCTGACCAAGCGGTTCGAGGAGCACGTGGGGTATGCCCGCGCACGACTACTTCGGTGACGCACGAGTACACCCACCACCTGTCGGGCCGGCGCATCAAGGTAGACCTCTTCCCGACGCACGACCTCGCGGTCCGCGATGGATGCATCCACGCCGAGAACGTCGGGCGACATCGAGAAGGTGCTGAACCAGCGCTGCATCATCGGCGCCTTCCCCTGGAAGTTCGAGGGCGGCGAGGCCTGCCCGTGTCGGATCATGGCGTTCTTCGAACGTGGGTGACGGCATGGACGTCCGCGAGCGCGCGCTGACCGACTGGAACGGGTGCCCGCGGGAGCGGGCACCGTTCAGGCCAGCGTGTCGACCAGGAGCTTGACCGCGGTGGCGGCCAGGACGGCGAGCACCCAGATGTTGAAGGCGCGGGCCGAGATGGAGCGGCCGTAGCGCATGCCGCCGACCAGTCCGAGCGCCATTGGCACCAGGACCGTGCTAACCCGAGGGCCAGTCGTTCCAGGGTGTAGAGGCCCGCGACCGCGAGGGCCCCCATCTGGATGATGGCGAACACCAGGAACAACGTCGTGATCGAGACGACGTACGCGCTCCGGGGCATGCGATAGGCGTGGAGGTAAGGGGAGAGCAAGGGGCTCGACACCCCGGTGCCTCCTTGGAGCACGCCTCCGAGGAAGCCGATCGGTGCGGCGGTGAGCCGCGCCACGGCACCCTGGATCGAGAAGCTGGGGTGCAACAGGTCGATCATCAGGTAGATGCCGATCACCCCGGCGGCGAGGATCAAGGACATGACCTCGTCGTCGACCGTGGTCAGCACGTAGGTGCCGGCGGCCACGCCGACCACTCCCGAGAGCACCATCGCGAGCAGGTGCCGGGTCTCGGCGAGGTGCCCGAGGTTGTCGCGGATCAGCAAGACGTTGCTGACGATGCCGGGCACCACCATGATCACCACCGCCTCCTGGACCCCGATGAAGGTTGGCCATCACGGGGATCGCCACCGACGGGGAGCCCGCTGCCGGTGACCCCCTTGACGAAGGCGCCGAGGAGCACGCCGATCACGATGATGAGGACATCGCTCATGGGATGGGGTCGCTCATGGGGTGGGTCTCCGATGCGGGTCGAGTTCAGTGTGACTACACTCGAATTTCACGTATAAATGATGTTGGAGGAGAGTCGTGGAGCACCTGCTGCCCGAGCGATGCGCACTCGTCGTCGTCGACGTCCAGAACGACTTTTGTCACCCCGAGGGTGCGTTCTCCCTGGTCGGACACGACACCAGCACCGCGCGCGGCAGCGCTCGAACCGATCGAACGCCTGCGCGACCACGCCCACGCCGTCGAGGTGCCGGTCGTCCTCGTGCGGGTGGCCCACTCGCCGTGGACCGACGACCCCGCCTGGCGTGACCGGTTCCTCGGGCTACCCGAGGACCGACGTCCGCAAGGCCCCGTGGCCGCCGAGGGCACCTGGGGCGCCGAGTTCTACGGGTTCGAGCCCGACGTCCGCGACCTGGTGATCACCAAGCACCGCTACTCGGCCTTCTCCACACACCGCTGCCGTTGGTCCTGCGAGCGGTCGGAGCCTCGACGCTGGTGATCACCGGCGTGCAGACCGAGGTGTGCGTCCTGTCGACGGCAAGAGAGTGCGGCTCGACCACGGGATCCTGCCGGTGGTCGTGTCCGAGCGCGGTGGCGACGACCGACCCCGCCGCCCACGACGCGGCCCTCGGATGGGTGCGCGGTGCGGGATGGGCCCGGTGGCTCGGAACTGAGGACATCATCGAGGAGCTGGAGCCGGAACATGACCGACGACGTGGTGTGGACCATGGCCGAGTCCGACCGGGCGGCCGCGGCGAGCGGCCCGCTTCATGGCTGCGGCCGGCGTCGACTCGTACCCGGCGCTGGTTCAGCGCTCGGTCGAGGACCCGGAGTGGTTCTGGGCCGAGGTCGTCGAGCTTCCTCGGCATCCCCTTCCAGCGGCCCGCTTCACAGGTGG encodes:
- a CDS encoding isochorismatase family protein, with protein sequence MRSPWSDTTPAPRAAALEPIERLRDHAHAVEVPVVLVRVAHSPWTDDPAWRDRFLGLPEDRRPQGPVAAEGTWGAEFYGFEPDVRDLVITKHRYSAFSTHRCRWSCERSEPRRW
- a CDS encoding sulfite exporter TauE/SafE family protein; translated protein: MVVPGIVSNVLLIRDNLGHLAETRHLLAMVLSGVVGVAAGTYVLTTVDDEVMSLILAAGVIGIYLMIDLLHPSFSIQGAVARLTAAPIGFLGGVLQGGTGVSSPLLSPYLHAYRMPRSAYVVSITTLFLVFAIIQMGALAVAGLYTLERLALGLARSWCQWRSDWSAACATAAPSRPAPSTSGCSPSWPPPRSSSWSTRWPERCPLPRAPVPVGQRALADVHAVTHVRRTP